A region of Pseudomonas cavernicola DNA encodes the following proteins:
- a CDS encoding toxin, protein MKALFVELPPFQRHRMDYLDEEAFRAFQTVLMENPEAGDVIQGTGGLRKIRFADEKRQKGKRGGIRVIYYWWLGGAQFWLFTVYGKDVQDDLSEQQKKALKKLLDTEIDARNKP, encoded by the coding sequence ATGAAAGCACTGTTTGTTGAACTACCACCGTTTCAGCGGCACCGAATGGACTATCTGGATGAGGAGGCCTTTCGCGCTTTTCAGACCGTCCTCATGGAGAACCCCGAAGCCGGCGATGTGATCCAGGGAACCGGCGGCCTGCGCAAGATTCGCTTCGCCGATGAGAAGCGCCAGAAGGGCAAGCGCGGCGGCATTCGAGTCATTTACTACTGGTGGCTGGGTGGCGCGCAGTTCTGGTTATTTACCGTCTACGGCAAGGACGTCCAGGACGACCTGAGCGAGCAACAAAAGAAGGCGCTCAAAAAGCTGCTAGATACTGAGATAGATGCGAGGAACAAACCATGA
- the trbJ gene encoding P-type conjugative transfer protein TrbJ — MIGTKKILAAKILLLVSLKGHATGIPVVDVANVSQTTISAIENVAQTITQVEQYVSQLAQLEDQLRNTAAPNAYLWDQAEQTIARVLSTIDTLGYYKQQAGSIDAYLAGYGDVNYYRSSQCFGVNGCSSDQYQAMRQSEIDGSDAQMRANGNMLRGLDEQQKQLQQDASNLVRLQHSTQSAQGRMEALQFANQLASNQANQLLQIRTLLVAQQAAEIPRAQTIAAREAKEQAASEQLRRGSYRPSPTQSW, encoded by the coding sequence ATGATTGGAACGAAGAAAATTTTAGCCGCTAAAATTTTGCTGCTCGTCTCCTTGAAAGGACATGCAACAGGCATCCCCGTAGTGGATGTCGCCAATGTCTCACAGACCACCATTTCAGCCATTGAGAACGTGGCTCAGACCATTACGCAGGTAGAGCAATACGTCTCTCAACTAGCACAGCTTGAGGATCAACTTAGAAATACAGCCGCGCCAAATGCCTATCTCTGGGATCAGGCGGAGCAAACCATCGCGAGGGTACTTAGCACCATCGATACGCTGGGCTACTACAAACAGCAGGCTGGAAGCATTGATGCCTATCTAGCGGGGTATGGCGATGTGAATTATTACCGCAGTTCCCAATGCTTTGGAGTGAATGGCTGTAGCTCAGACCAATACCAGGCTATGCGACAGTCCGAGATAGACGGATCTGATGCGCAGATGCGAGCCAACGGGAACATGTTGCGAGGCCTAGACGAGCAACAGAAGCAACTCCAACAGGACGCCAGCAACCTAGTGCGGTTGCAGCACAGCACACAGTCCGCTCAAGGGCGTATGGAAGCCCTTCAGTTCGCGAACCAATTGGCCTCAAATCAGGCGAACCAACTCCTACAAATCCGCACCCTCTTGGTCGCTCAGCAAGCCGCCGAAATCCCTCGAGCGCAAACCATCGCTGCGCGAGAAGCAAAGGAACAGGCAGCGTCTGAGCAACTGCGTCGTGGTAGCTACCGGCCCAGCCCCACTCAATCCTGGTAA
- a CDS encoding helix-turn-helix domain-containing protein gives MKRDIFAELVEGFEALADERQGKVTLRSHKAQLKKLPEVTAEELVGIRQHLNMSRPVFAMYLRTNTRTLENWEQGRAKPNAQATTLIRLVQKYPETVEHLAALA, from the coding sequence ATGAAACGTGACATTTTTGCCGAACTGGTCGAAGGCTTTGAAGCCCTGGCCGACGAACGCCAGGGGAAAGTCACGCTGCGCTCGCATAAGGCACAACTGAAAAAGCTGCCCGAGGTTACTGCAGAAGAACTGGTCGGAATTCGTCAGCACTTGAACATGTCCCGGCCTGTGTTCGCCATGTACCTACGCACCAACACCCGCACCCTGGAGAACTGGGAGCAAGGCCGCGCCAAACCCAACGCTCAGGCCACAACCCTGATTCGCCTGGTGCAGAAGTATCCGGAGACGGTGGAGCACCTAGCAGCGCTAGCCTAA
- the trbL gene encoding P-type conjugative transfer protein TrbL, with the protein MKISDLLKSSVALPLLLATSLYSVDVLAAVDSAGVLDNVLQRYATSASQWGSIMVNHATFLFWSLVMISMVWTFGFMLMRKADIGEFFAEFIRFTIFTGFFWWLLINGPAFATSIIQSLRQIGGDATGLGNSLSPSSIVDIGFEIFFRVLDQSSVWSPVDSLCGIILSVAVLVILALIGANMLVLLCSGWVLAYGGVFLLGFGGARWTSDIAINYYKSVIGVAVSLMVMVLLVGIGKSLLDQYYAQMSQGISLKEMGVILIVAIVLFYLVDKVPAMVSGIVGSASSGAVGAFGAGAVTGAASMAAAAVATGGNSLVAGATEIGGGASALKAAFTSTQANMSNATGMFAGRSNDDSSGMSQRSSGHQASSFTQAMNTGLSFAADMSANLAKGIGSAAQEKTGSVLEDFKARMAETTGGQAATAIRSNDNASQESSKEQPNEFSGDSLAGGGMSDEVAAFVNKQPYNSDAKGDA; encoded by the coding sequence ATGAAAATTTCCGACTTACTCAAAAGCTCCGTAGCCCTTCCCCTGCTTTTAGCCACATCCCTCTATTCGGTTGATGTGCTGGCGGCCGTCGACAGCGCGGGAGTCCTAGATAACGTTCTTCAACGTTATGCAACCTCCGCAAGCCAGTGGGGAAGCATCATGGTGAATCACGCCACCTTTCTTTTTTGGTCGTTGGTCATGATAAGCATGGTCTGGACGTTCGGGTTCATGCTGATGCGAAAAGCAGACATAGGTGAATTTTTCGCCGAATTTATCCGCTTCACGATCTTCACGGGCTTCTTCTGGTGGCTGCTAATTAACGGGCCAGCGTTTGCCACTTCCATCATCCAATCTCTGCGCCAGATCGGCGGTGACGCCACCGGATTAGGTAATAGCCTCAGTCCCTCAAGCATCGTGGACATCGGATTCGAAATCTTTTTCCGAGTCCTAGACCAGTCAAGCGTCTGGTCGCCGGTTGATAGTTTGTGCGGGATCATTCTTAGCGTGGCGGTTCTGGTAATTCTCGCGCTGATCGGGGCGAATATGCTGGTACTTCTGTGCTCCGGCTGGGTACTGGCCTACGGCGGAGTGTTTCTCCTTGGTTTTGGAGGCGCACGCTGGACGTCCGACATCGCGATTAATTATTACAAAAGTGTCATCGGCGTTGCGGTCAGCCTAATGGTCATGGTGCTGCTCGTGGGCATTGGCAAAAGCCTTCTTGATCAGTACTACGCACAGATGAGTCAGGGCATCAGCCTCAAGGAAATGGGGGTGATCCTGATTGTCGCGATCGTACTGTTCTACCTAGTGGATAAGGTGCCAGCAATGGTGTCTGGCATCGTGGGCAGTGCAAGTAGCGGTGCTGTTGGCGCATTTGGTGCTGGGGCAGTTACTGGAGCTGCCAGCATGGCCGCTGCCGCTGTCGCGACTGGAGGTAATTCGCTTGTTGCCGGCGCTACGGAGATCGGCGGAGGAGCTTCTGCGTTAAAAGCGGCGTTCACCTCAACCCAAGCCAATATGAGCAACGCAACGGGGATGTTTGCTGGGCGCAGCAATGACGACTCAAGCGGCATGAGCCAACGTTCATCCGGGCACCAGGCCTCCAGCTTTACTCAAGCAATGAATACCGGCTTGAGCTTTGCAGCAGATATGAGCGCTAACCTTGCTAAAGGTATTGGCTCTGCCGCTCAGGAAAAAACGGGCTCAGTTCTGGAAGATTTCAAAGCGCGCATGGCCGAGACGACTGGCGGACAAGCCGCCACAGCTATTCGCAGCAACGACAACGCCTCTCAGGAAAGCAGCAAAGAACAGCCAAATGAATTCTCTGGCGACAGTCTCGCTGGTGGCGGCATGAGCGATGAAGTCGCTGCCTTCGTGAACAAGCAGCCGTACAACAGCGACGCGAAAGGAGACGCATGA
- a CDS encoding site-specific integrase — translation MASIIKTPSGTWKALVRKTGWPTNAKTFRIKRDAEDWARRTEDEMVRGVYIQRSGSERMTLEMALKRYLSEVSPTKKPTTQKAEATKAQQLIRHLGKYSMAALSAEIIAGYRDTRLASITNRGNPTSNNTVRLELALLSHLYTVAIQEWGLGLTFNPVLNIRKPSPGEGRDRRLSGEEERRLLAAVNAHSNPMLGWMFRIALETGMRSSEIASLRRHQVDLKKRVARLSDTKNDGARTVPLSKRATEAFQAAMSNPVRPIDCDLVFFGEPGKDGKRRPYAFTKAWGQLKTKLGMSDLRFHDLRHEAVSRLVEGGLSDQEVSAISGHKSMQMLKRYTHLRAEDLVSKLDKLTNER, via the coding sequence ATGGCCAGCATCATCAAAACGCCCTCCGGCACCTGGAAAGCCCTGGTGCGTAAAACCGGCTGGCCGACCAATGCAAAAACCTTCCGCATCAAACGCGATGCCGAAGACTGGGCACGCCGCACCGAAGACGAAATGGTCAGGGGTGTCTACATCCAGCGCAGCGGCTCCGAACGCATGACGTTGGAAATGGCGCTCAAGCGCTACCTCAGCGAGGTCAGCCCTACCAAGAAGCCCACCACCCAGAAAGCCGAAGCCACAAAAGCTCAGCAGCTGATCCGGCATCTGGGTAAATACTCAATGGCCGCCCTCTCTGCTGAAATCATCGCCGGCTACCGCGACACCCGACTTGCCTCGATCACCAATCGCGGAAATCCCACCAGCAACAACACGGTGCGCTTAGAGCTGGCCCTGCTAAGCCACCTCTATACCGTAGCGATTCAGGAATGGGGTCTTGGACTGACCTTCAACCCCGTTCTCAACATTCGCAAGCCGAGCCCCGGGGAAGGCCGCGACCGTCGCCTGTCAGGCGAGGAAGAACGCCGCCTGCTGGCAGCCGTTAATGCACATAGCAACCCCATGCTGGGCTGGATGTTCCGAATTGCCCTGGAGACCGGGATGCGGTCATCCGAGATCGCATCCCTACGACGACATCAGGTCGACCTGAAAAAGCGCGTGGCGCGACTCTCAGACACCAAAAACGATGGCGCCCGCACTGTGCCGCTGAGTAAACGGGCCACCGAGGCCTTCCAGGCAGCCATGAGTAACCCGGTCCGCCCTATCGACTGCGACCTGGTGTTTTTCGGCGAGCCGGGCAAAGACGGAAAGCGCAGACCCTACGCATTCACTAAGGCCTGGGGTCAGCTTAAGACAAAGCTAGGGATGTCCGACCTGCGTTTCCATGACCTGCGCCATGAAGCAGTAAGCCGCCTGGTGGAAGGGGGCCTTTCCGACCAGGAGGTGTCCGCTATCAGCGGCCACAAGTCCATGCAAATGCTCAAGCGCTATACGCACCTGCGCGCTGAAGACCTGGTTAGCAAGCTGGATAAGCTGACGAACGAACGGTAG
- a CDS encoding plasmid mobilization protein yields the protein MGNETRKNGPHLRVPVLAYEKKAIEDNAKKAGLSVAAFLRNLEIGYEVRGGGMLCEHYAGLSVEPDNDKSFLLLTNVERRKCPA from the coding sequence ATGGGAAATGAAACGCGCAAGAACGGGCCGCACCTGAGAGTTCCGGTGCTGGCGTACGAAAAAAAGGCGATAGAGGACAACGCGAAAAAGGCGGGGCTTTCTGTTGCCGCGTTTCTGCGCAATCTGGAAATTGGCTACGAGGTGCGAGGGGGTGGCATGTTGTGTGAGCACTACGCCGGCTTGTCGGTGGAGCCCGATAACGACAAATCGTTCCTTCTGCTTACGAATGTTGAGAGGCGAAAATGTCCAGCGTGA
- a CDS encoding DNA-binding protein: MSSSMSVSESISGKYGPLLSLQELAEILHRSPDGLRIALRGEQAYAKKLNSTKVKIGRRIYFSTPAIARLISDEFLGGVVNEAS; this comes from the coding sequence ATGTCTTCAAGCATGTCTGTGAGCGAATCAATTTCGGGTAAATATGGGCCGCTACTGAGCCTTCAGGAGCTTGCGGAGATATTGCATAGAAGTCCTGATGGGTTGCGTATTGCATTGCGCGGCGAGCAGGCCTATGCGAAGAAACTGAACTCAACCAAAGTGAAAATCGGCCGGCGCATTTACTTCAGTACACCGGCGATTGCTCGGCTGATCTCTGACGAGTTTCTGGGTGGCGTCGTGAATGAAGCCTCTTAA
- a CDS encoding EAL domain-containing protein, protein MPRLLAILLLCLAHWAAPAVALTLNQEERNWLAALPELRLGTDTSWPLFEFRGTQGLYQGLTADYIALIEQCLGMHVRPIESTNWNKTLAQAKTAELDRLALPSVNPTLQALASGQTDALAAGELDRRSLWPEFLRYGLPGLLAGLAIFAAAARINRRLSAEMAGRATLERQLRNSEQHYRGLVESLSAIAWEAHVSDYTYAYVSPHAEKLLGYPLADWLAPGFWQRILHPDDRQQAFDYCRSESAAVRDHSLDYRMYAADGRIVWIHDIVTLIQHGDTAVLRGLMIDVTETKQTEQALRLSEQKFASVFQQCPDMLVIARRSDGCLLEVNNSFEQQTGILVANALGKTATELDIWGIPGIGPSVLQRLQNGSLRNLEMPFRKHDGQLFTGLISAQPFQLDDTPALVVVVRDISQLKETQQQLQISEEKFSKVFHSSPDGLLLTRMSDGLLLEVNEGFTRLSGYNSSEIADRSTLDLGLWDNQEDRQRIMQLLSIHGAVRDFTAPMRTRTGELRLCELSTQIMHINGETCLLTIARDVTERLQIQEKLQQAATVFESTAEGVMITDTQQRITAVNRAFSEITGYSEQDALGQSPRMLASGQHDSAFYTAMWHQLGAEGHWQGEIWNRRKNGELYPGWLTISAVRNSEALTTHFVGVFADISSLKHAQASLDYQAHHDPLTGLPNRLLFESRLRAALTDAQTDDRQGAVLFLDLDRFKHINDSLGHPVGDLLLKASALRLKEHLRDIDTVARLGGDEFIILLPGLQQPSDAEHVANKLLAGFSAPFQADEHELFISASIGVSLFPQDGNDVATLVKNADAAMYRSKAKGRNRAELYTRDLTSQATERMALEHELRRALERQELSLYYQPKLSLGTQRLVGAEALIRWHHPFFGEILPERFIPLAEENGLILPLGDWVLQEACRQMGEWQTQHAPFGSLSVNLAGAQLRQPQLVERIDRLLKGYGLEPALLQLEITENFIMSQTEEALTILHELKRLGVQLAIDDFGTGYSSLSYLKRLPLDTLKIDQSFVRGLPDDPHDAAIARAIIALGRSMQLTVIAEGVETKAQEQFLASEGCEQIQGFIVSRPLPAEVFASNFLDPCHSIGAPQKAPV, encoded by the coding sequence ATGCCGCGACTGCTGGCCATTCTCCTGCTGTGTCTGGCGCACTGGGCAGCCCCGGCTGTTGCTTTGACGCTTAACCAAGAAGAACGCAACTGGCTTGCGGCGCTCCCTGAGTTGCGCTTGGGCACCGACACGTCCTGGCCACTGTTCGAGTTTCGCGGCACCCAGGGTCTCTACCAAGGCCTGACGGCCGACTACATTGCCCTGATCGAGCAGTGCCTTGGCATGCATGTGCGGCCAATCGAATCGACCAACTGGAATAAAACTCTCGCGCAAGCCAAGACTGCCGAGCTCGACCGGCTCGCGCTACCCAGTGTTAACCCAACGCTCCAGGCCTTGGCCAGCGGCCAGACGGACGCCCTGGCCGCCGGCGAACTGGATCGGCGCAGCCTCTGGCCAGAGTTCCTGCGCTATGGCCTGCCGGGACTGTTGGCCGGACTAGCCATATTCGCCGCGGCTGCTCGCATCAATCGCCGCCTGAGCGCCGAAATGGCTGGGCGCGCCACGCTGGAACGGCAACTGCGCAACAGCGAGCAGCACTATCGCGGTCTAGTCGAAAGCCTCTCGGCTATCGCCTGGGAAGCGCATGTGAGCGACTACACCTACGCCTATGTCTCGCCCCACGCCGAGAAACTGCTCGGTTACCCGCTTGCCGACTGGTTAGCACCAGGTTTCTGGCAACGCATACTGCACCCGGACGACCGCCAACAAGCATTCGACTACTGCAGAAGCGAGAGCGCGGCTGTTCGCGACCACAGCCTCGATTATCGGATGTACGCCGCCGATGGTCGCATCGTCTGGATCCACGACATCGTCACTCTCATCCAACACGGCGATACCGCCGTGTTACGCGGCCTGATGATCGACGTTACCGAAACCAAACAAACCGAGCAGGCACTACGCCTTTCAGAACAGAAGTTCGCCTCGGTGTTCCAGCAATGCCCTGACATGCTGGTCATCGCCCGCCGCTCCGATGGCTGCCTGCTGGAAGTGAACAACTCCTTCGAACAGCAGACCGGTATCCTCGTCGCCAACGCACTTGGCAAAACCGCAACCGAGCTCGACATCTGGGGCATACCTGGCATCGGCCCAAGCGTGTTGCAACGCCTGCAAAACGGCAGCCTACGCAACCTCGAGATGCCCTTTCGCAAGCATGACGGGCAACTGTTTACCGGCCTGATCTCGGCCCAACCCTTCCAACTCGATGACACACCGGCACTAGTAGTCGTGGTGCGCGACATCAGCCAACTGAAGGAGACTCAGCAGCAACTGCAGATCTCCGAAGAGAAGTTCTCCAAGGTCTTCCACTCCTCGCCAGACGGCTTACTGCTTACACGCATGAGCGATGGCCTGCTGCTTGAAGTCAACGAAGGCTTCACCCGCCTCAGCGGTTATAACAGCAGCGAAATCGCCGATCGCTCGACACTCGACCTGGGCCTCTGGGACAACCAGGAAGATCGCCAACGGATCATGCAACTGCTCAGCATCCATGGCGCCGTGCGCGACTTCACTGCGCCGATGCGCACCCGCACTGGCGAGTTGCGGCTCTGCGAACTGTCGACCCAGATCATGCACATCAACGGCGAAACCTGCCTGTTGACCATCGCCCGCGACGTGACCGAGCGCCTGCAAATACAAGAAAAACTACAGCAGGCCGCAACCGTATTCGAGAGCACGGCAGAAGGGGTAATGATCACCGACACCCAGCAACGCATTACTGCCGTAAACCGAGCCTTTAGCGAAATCACTGGCTATAGCGAACAGGATGCTCTCGGCCAGTCGCCGCGCATGCTCGCGTCCGGTCAGCACGACAGCGCTTTCTACACCGCCATGTGGCACCAACTGGGCGCCGAGGGACACTGGCAAGGTGAAATCTGGAACCGCCGCAAGAACGGCGAACTCTACCCAGGGTGGTTGACCATCAGCGCCGTGCGCAACAGCGAGGCACTGACTACACACTTCGTCGGCGTTTTCGCCGACATCTCCAGCCTCAAGCATGCCCAGGCCAGCCTTGACTATCAGGCTCACCATGATCCGCTCACCGGCCTGCCTAATCGCCTGCTCTTCGAAAGCCGCCTGCGCGCCGCGTTAACCGACGCCCAGACCGATGACCGCCAGGGCGCGGTACTGTTCCTAGACCTCGACCGCTTCAAACATATCAACGACAGCCTCGGCCACCCGGTCGGCGACCTGCTGTTGAAAGCCTCCGCCCTGCGCCTCAAGGAGCATTTACGCGATATCGACACCGTCGCCCGACTGGGCGGTGACGAATTCATCATCCTGCTGCCAGGCCTGCAGCAACCCAGTGACGCCGAACATGTCGCCAATAAGCTATTGGCGGGCTTCAGCGCCCCCTTCCAGGCTGACGAGCACGAGCTATTTATCAGCGCCAGTATCGGCGTCAGCCTATTCCCGCAAGATGGCAACGACGTCGCCACCCTCGTGAAGAATGCCGATGCTGCCATGTACCGCTCCAAAGCCAAGGGCCGCAACCGCGCCGAACTCTACACCCGTGACCTGACCTCCCAGGCCACCGAGCGCATGGCTCTGGAGCACGAGCTACGCCGCGCCTTGGAACGTCAGGAGCTAAGCCTCTACTATCAACCGAAGCTCTCCCTGGGCACGCAACGCTTGGTTGGTGCCGAAGCGCTGATCCGCTGGCATCACCCGTTTTTTGGCGAGATCCTCCCTGAGCGCTTTATTCCGCTGGCGGAAGAAAACGGCCTGATCCTGCCACTGGGTGACTGGGTATTGCAGGAAGCCTGTCGGCAAATGGGTGAATGGCAGACACAGCACGCCCCCTTCGGCTCACTGTCGGTCAACCTCGCAGGCGCACAACTGCGCCAGCCACAACTGGTCGAGCGCATCGACCGGCTACTGAAGGGTTACGGTCTGGAACCCGCCCTTTTACAACTGGAAATCACCGAGAACTTCATCATGAGCCAGACCGAAGAGGCCCTGACCATCCTCCACGAGCTGAAACGGCTCGGCGTACAACTGGCCATCGACGACTTCGGCACTGGCTACTCTTCCTTGAGCTACCTCAAACGTCTACCGCTGGACACGCTGAAGATCGACCAATCCTTCGTCCGCGGCCTCCCTGACGACCCGCACGATGCCGCCATCGCCCGCGCCATCATCGCCCTCGGGCGCAGCATGCAACTGACGGTGATCGCCGAAGGTGTGGAAACCAAAGCCCAAGAACAGTTTCTTGCCAGCGAGGGCTGCGAACAGATCCAAGGTTTCATCGTCAGCCGCCCCTTGCCAGCCGAAGTCTTTGCCAGCAATTTCCTCGACCCATGCCATTCGATTGGCGCTCCACAGAAGGCGCCGGTATAA